CTACCGCCGCCGCGTCATCCGGCGTGTCTAGCCCGATCAGGATATCGTCACGCTGAAGTGCGGGATACTCTGCCTGCACTCGTTGCAAGGCGCGATCGAGCGGCTGGCTACCGATTTTGGAGCCACAGCCCGCGCAGGGGAGAGAGTTGGAAGCGCGGCGGGATGGGGCGAACGTCCTGCGTTCGACCCGCTGGCTCCTCATCTCTGGCAAGTTCGAGAACTTTTCCATAAAGCGGCGATCGATGCGGTCTTTCCACTGCCAGAACCAGGGGGTGGGGCCAACGTGCAGAGGGCCGCGAGAGGCAACAGCCGTGCAATCGCCCAATCCAACCAGGATCAAAAACTCCTTTTGCGGCACGAAGGGCTTCGGCGGCTGGCCCAGCAGAGCGCGGCGCAGATTCTCCACCAAGGGCTTGCCCTGGCGCACAGCAAACACGCCTGCCTTAGGGCGCGGATGGCGAACCATCGTGGCCACGTCGCCCGCTGCAAAAACGTAGGGATGCGAGATAGATTGCAGGCAGTCATTCACCTGGATAAAGCCGCGATCGTCGGTTGCTAAGCCGGATTCCTTGAGCCAGGATGCGGCCGAGGCTTGCGTCACCCAAAAGGGGCGATCGCACTCGATCCAGCGCCCAGACTCGCAGCGCAATCCGTCGGGTTCCACGGCTGCCACCGTTTCCCCCAGATGAAGCTGAATGCCCCGCTGGGCAAGGATATGCTGCATCTTGCGTCGCATTCCGGGGCTGCGCTCTGGCAAGATTTCGCGACCGCGATGCACCAGATGAATTTCCAGCGGCGTGTCGAGATGGCCTGCCTGTTGCAACACCTGCCGCAGCCGCGCCCGTATATTCAGCGCTAGCTCTACGCCGCCCGCGCCACCGCCCACAATGCCCAGTCGCAGAGGACGCTGGGGCTGTTCAGACACCTGCTGAACGATCGCCTCCCATTGGGTCAAAAACTGCGAAATCGGCTTCACGGGAATGGCGTACTCCGCCGCGCCGGGAACCGTGGAGACTGCGGGTGTGCTGCCAATATCGATCGAGAGCCAGTCGAAGGCGATCGCCGGATGGTGGGCACACAGCACCCGATTTTGCGCCAGATCCAGACCAACCGCGCGATCGCCGATCAGCCGCACCCCAGCAAACCTCGCCAGTGGCCGCAGGTCAATGTGGCACTCGTCAAATTCGTACAGCCCTGCCACGTATCCGGGCAGCATTCCCGAATAGGGCGTGTGCATCACGTCGGTAATCAGCGTCAGCCGCGCGCCAGGAATCGGGTTCATGCCCCACATTCGGAGGGCGATCGCGTGGCTGTGTCCGCCCCCGATCAGCACGAGGTCTTGTGTAACAGGCGTGGGCGCTTCCAAGGTTATTGCAGCTTCAGCACTGCCATAAAGGCTTCCTGCGGCACGTCCACCGTCCCGATCGCCTTCAGACGTTTCTTACCCTTGGCCTGCTTTTGCAGCAGCTTTTTCTTGCGGCTGATGTCGCCGCCATAGCACTTGGCCAACACGTCTTTTCGCAAGGCCGGAATGTGTTCGCTGGCCACCACGCGGCTACCGATAGCGGCTTGCAGCGGGATTTTGAACTGGTGGCGCGGAATGAGTTCCTTTAGCTTTTCGACCAGCGCCTTGCCCACATAATAGGCTTTGTCGCGGTGAACAATGGTCGCCAGCGGGTCAACCGGGTCGCCGTTGATCAGGATATCCAGCTTCACCAGGGGATTCTCGCGATAGCCGATGAGGTGGTATTCCATGCTGGCATAGCCGCGCGATCGCGACTTCATCTGGTCAAAAAAGTCCGTCACCACCTCCGCCAGCGGCAGTTCATAGGTCAGCGTCGTGCGCCCCTGGGTCAAATACTTCATATCTTTGAACACGCCCCGGCGAGACTGGCTCAGCTCCATCAGCGGGCCGACAAACTCCTCCGGCGTAATCATGTCCACCTGCACATAGGGTTCCTCAATCGCCTCGCGCTTTTGAGGATCGGGCAGGTGGCTGGGGTTGTCGATATAGACCTCGCTGCCATCTAGCAGACGAACCTTGTAAATCACCGATGGAGCCGTGGTAATCAGATCCAGGTCGTATTCGCGCTCCAGTCGTTCCTGCACAATTTCCATGTGCAGTAGCCCCAAAAAGCCGCAGCGGAACCCAAAGCCCATCGCGCTGGAGGTTTCGGGTTCGTATTGCAGTGCCGCGTCGTTCAGCCGCAGTTTTTCGAGCGCCTCTCGCAGGTCTTCAAACTCATCGGCATCGGTAGGGAACAGTCCGCAAAACACCATCGGCTTGGCTTCGGTATAGCCAGGGAGCGGTTCCTTGGCTGGAGCCGTCGCCAGGGTAATGGTGTCGCCCACTCGCGCATCGGCCACTGCTTTGATGGCAGCCGACAGATAGCCCACTTCGCCTGCGTGCAGTTCGTCTACCTGGATTTGGTTGGGCGACAGCACCCCCAGTTCGTCGATTTGATACTCTTTGCGGGAAGCCATCAGCCGGATGCGATCGCCCTTCTTCAGCGTCCCATCCATCACCCGGAAGTAGACAATCACGCCGCGATAAGAATCGTAGTAGCTGTCGAAAATCAGCGCCCGCAGCGGCTCCTGCACCGTGTCGCGGGGCGGCGGCACCAGATGCACGATGGATTCCAAAATCTCGCTGATGCCAATGCCCTCTTTCGCCGAGGCAAGAATGGCGCTGCTGCAATCCAGCCCGATAATTTCTTCGATTTCTCCCTTGACCCGATCTGGCTCTGCCCCCGGCAGGTCGATTTTATTTAGCACCGGAATGATTTCCAGATTATGCTCCAGCGCCAGGTACACGTTTGCCAGAGTTTGCGCCTCCACGCCTTGGGAAGCATCTACCACTAGCAGCGCACCTTCGCAGGCGGCCAGAGAGCGCGACACCTCGTAGGAAAAGTCTACGTGCCCCGGCGTGTCGATCAGGTTCAGCACGTAATCCTGCCCGTCTTCGCCGCGATAGTTCATGCGGGCTGCCTGGAGCTTGATCGTGATGCCGCGCTCTCGCTCCAGCTCCATATTGTCGAGAAATTGCTCCTTCATTTCTCGATTGCTGACAGTGCCCGTCGTTTGCAGCAAGCGGTCGGCCAGCGTGGACTTGCCGTGGTCGATGTGGGCAATGATGGAAAAGTTGCGGATGTTTGAGACGGGAACGTCGGTCATAGACGCAAAGCATCAAGGGGTAAAAGGGGCGGCAATGCTTAGAAGAACCGCAAGAGAAACCAGGCAGTGAATCGTCCTTAAGGCATACCGCTTAAGATATTGTAATGCTTCTCTCTGCCGGACGCATCGGCAGTCCCTTGAGTCGTCTTGGGTTTCGCCGCAGTTGAGAGGAACCAGATGACCTATGATTTCTAAATAGATCGAGATAGATCAAATCAAGATAGATCAAGTTGTAGCGTATTGTTTTACGCTGCAAGGCGGCCTATAGGGATATTAGGCCTTGTGGGCAATTCAATTCAGGGGTGCTTGGGAAGAAGGGCGATCGCCCCTTCGTTTAAGAACCAGAATCTTTAAGAGCCAGCATCACGCACAAAAGTGGGTACAGCTTTCTGGAGTAGGGTGCAATAGAGATGCAGTAGAGGTGCAGTAGACAGGTCTTAAGCCGAGTGGATGGTTGTTCCAGTGCCGCCAAGGGGGTTTGGACACAGAAGGCTTTTCTGGATACAAACGCTCTCGCCCGCGAAAGGCTCCTGCTGGAATCCAGACGAAACGCTGCTTCCTCTGCGGCCTGCCACCGCTAAGACTCAAAATCTAAACCGAGATCTAAACCAAGCTCAACACCAAGCTCTACAAATCAAGATTTACAATTCAAGCCATTAAGTTCACAACTCACAACATTAGATTCCCTGTACAAAACGATTTAGGGCAGAATTTACTGTAAGTCGTTAGATTCTCATCCTGGAAGCGTGTCTGTATAGGCTAGCCAGGCAATATCAGCGACGGAACAAATGCGGAACGGTGAGAGAGTAAGACAATTCTATGAGCGACCCTGTTGTGGAATCTAATGCTGCGAAGACTGATGGTGTGAAGACTGATGGCATGAACGCTCAGGCCGGTGTTCAGGGTTCAACTCAGGAGGCGATCGCCCCCACAGACCCGCCACCCGCCGCCAGGCCCAGAGCAACGGCTGGAAATAAGGTCGATTTGTCAATCCAGATCGACGCTGAGCTATTGAATCAGATTGGGCATCTCACCAGCGATCCGAGCAAAGTGATCGAAGTCGCCGTGCGTCAATGGCTGCGGGGGGGAGCCTCGCGGGACGACGACCTGACGCGATCGCTCCAGCGCAATCCGCCTGTTCCCCCCCGTGGAGAATGGAACGACTAGCTGATTGCTGTAGGAATCACGGATTTGCTTTAAAAGCCGTTGCAGATAGCCTCTGCGACAGGCTACGTTAGGCGAAGATACTTGCTGAACCTGATTCCAAGAACATTTTGCGCGTTTTAACTCACTGTCTCCGATGCACGCTGATGACCTTGTCTGAAGATTCTTCTAGTTCTGTCGTTGGCCCGGCAGATGTAGCGATTGCTAGGCGACCCGGCGGCCCACTCCAGAAACCGCCCTCCATT
The Thermoleptolyngbya sichuanensis A183 DNA segment above includes these coding regions:
- the selD gene encoding selenide, water dikinase SelD, with translation MEAPTPVTQDLVLIGGGHSHAIALRMWGMNPIPGARLTLITDVMHTPYSGMLPGYVAGLYEFDECHIDLRPLARFAGVRLIGDRAVGLDLAQNRVLCAHHPAIAFDWLSIDIGSTPAVSTVPGAAEYAIPVKPISQFLTQWEAIVQQVSEQPQRPLRLGIVGGGAGGVELALNIRARLRQVLQQAGHLDTPLEIHLVHRGREILPERSPGMRRKMQHILAQRGIQLHLGETVAAVEPDGLRCESGRWIECDRPFWVTQASAASWLKESGLATDDRGFIQVNDCLQSISHPYVFAAGDVATMVRHPRPKAGVFAVRQGKPLVENLRRALLGQPPKPFVPQKEFLILVGLGDCTAVASRGPLHVGPTPWFWQWKDRIDRRFMEKFSNLPEMRSQRVERRTFAPSRRASNSLPCAGCGSKIGSQPLDRALQRVQAEYPALQRDDILIGLDTPDDAAAVEVPAGWVLLQTVDYFRALVDDPFVFGQIAANHALSDLFAMGASPQSALAIATLPYATPAKQEEMLVHLLAGATKVLHAAGAVLMGGHTVEGAELALGFACNGLAESSQLLPKGGLRPGDVLILTKPLGTGTLFAAEMQRRAKGRWIEGAITTMLQSNQTAAKIFQGHGAHACTDVTGFGLLGHLVEMLRASEPVGVQLDLSALPLLPGAAETLQQGFRSSLHPQNLAAACWVRDWEQRSPSRSSEIPADILFDPQTAGGLLGCVPAETAPDCLSALHQAGYLESRAVAQVIPSEGDVAPQGWSQRSVRLV
- the lepA gene encoding translation elongation factor 4, which produces MTDVPVSNIRNFSIIAHIDHGKSTLADRLLQTTGTVSNREMKEQFLDNMELERERGITIKLQAARMNYRGEDGQDYVLNLIDTPGHVDFSYEVSRSLAACEGALLVVDASQGVEAQTLANVYLALEHNLEIIPVLNKIDLPGAEPDRVKGEIEEIIGLDCSSAILASAKEGIGISEILESIVHLVPPPRDTVQEPLRALIFDSYYDSYRGVIVYFRVMDGTLKKGDRIRLMASRKEYQIDELGVLSPNQIQVDELHAGEVGYLSAAIKAVADARVGDTITLATAPAKEPLPGYTEAKPMVFCGLFPTDADEFEDLREALEKLRLNDAALQYEPETSSAMGFGFRCGFLGLLHMEIVQERLEREYDLDLITTAPSVIYKVRLLDGSEVYIDNPSHLPDPQKREAIEEPYVQVDMITPEEFVGPLMELSQSRRGVFKDMKYLTQGRTTLTYELPLAEVVTDFFDQMKSRSRGYASMEYHLIGYRENPLVKLDILINGDPVDPLATIVHRDKAYYVGKALVEKLKELIPRHQFKIPLQAAIGSRVVASEHIPALRKDVLAKCYGGDISRKKKLLQKQAKGKKRLKAIGTVDVPQEAFMAVLKLQ